The genomic DNA GGAACCTGGCCCTATCTGCATGCGCCGGTAACGCTTGCGGCGTTTCGGGCGAACAAACATGTTTTGTGTGAGGCCAGAATGGCCATGACGGCCCGGGAGGCCCACGAAATGTGGGAGGCTTCCCGGCAAAAGCCCCACCTGGTCGCGCAAGTGGTACCGTCGCCATTTACACTGCATGTGGATGCCACGATTCAGCGCCTGATTAAAGAGGGTTTTCTGGGTGAGATTCTTGCAATCGATGTCCAGACCAACGGCTCATTTGTCGATCGGGAGTCGCCGTTGCACTGGCGCCAGAATGCGGACTTAAGCGGATTGAATGTGTTGAGTTTGGGGATTTGGTACGAAGCGATGATGCGCTGGGTGGGAGAGGCAACGGAGGTAATGGCGATGGGGAAGGTGGCGGTTCCCCTGCGAAAGAACCCGGATTCGGGGGTGCTTCAGGCTGTGCGTCTTCCCGACCATGTGGATGTGATTGCAAAAATGGCGTGCGGCGCCCAGGCACATTTTGGGTTTTCGTCCATTCGCGGACTGGGCGGATCCGATGCCGGAACGCTGTTTGGAAGTGAGGGCACCCTTCGATTTTCAGAAGGAAAGCTTTTTGGCGGGCGCCGCGGCGATTCCGCGCTGAAAGAAATCCCCATTCCGCCGTCCGAGCAGGGCGGATGGCGGGTAGAAGAAGAATTTATCGGCGCGATTCGCGGCAAAGAAAAAATTACCCGTACCTCATTTGAAGACGGCGTAAAATACATGGAATTTACCGAAGCCGTGGC from Calditrichota bacterium includes the following:
- a CDS encoding Gfo/Idh/MocA family oxidoreductase, with amino-acid sequence MSDQKIRIGIVGAGGNTKAQHIPRLRAIEGVEIVSVCNRSRESSERVAQEFGIPTVYENWLELVEAPDTDAIVIGTWPYLHAPVTLAAFRANKHVLCEARMAMTAREAHEMWEASRQKPHLVAQVVPSPFTLHVDATIQRLIKEGFLGEILAIDVQTNGSFVDRESPLHWRQNADLSGLNVLSLGIWYEAMMRWVGEATEVMAMGKVAVPLRKNPDSGVLQAVRLPDHVDVIAKMACGAQAHFGFSSIRGLGGSDAGTLFGSEGTLRFSEGKLFGGRRGDSALKEIPIPPSEQGGWRVEEEFIGAIRGKEKITRTSFEDGVKYMEFTEAVARSIAEKRAVSLPL